From Deferrisoma camini S3R1, the proteins below share one genomic window:
- a CDS encoding GGDEF domain-containing response regulator, with translation MIAPDGPWVPAREAGVGAFRLEVSRVDSPELAPPGPWDVVAFRTDAFGKAGPEEILAWLRRAAPEATVLPVAVRPDPRQALIYLKNGAYEYLEEPLDPPEFLRALAEAVENREAFREILEMNRTLEAQASQLRREKEELERRNRELQAVSRLAQDLAASLEPQEVVDRLGARLREVFGDRSVRIGLWGRVPGGLALVGGASGPGVEDAPGPWATRVLRGEEVRQPARDGGAELVVVPMRARDRVVGFLALEGNSQPVPEHEMEILRIFADTAAIALENARLYQAMRDLSVRDELTGLFNRRYFQERLRAEWNHATRHEIPLALLIIDIDHFKRLNDGNDHLTGDAALRKLAELLTRNTRGIDTVARYGGEEFVVILPRTGREGALAAAEKLRRAVARTRFPGEDAVPGGKLTVSIGAAWYPGASGSAEELLARADHALYEAKESGRNRTRLWGAPDESRASA, from the coding sequence GTGATCGCTCCAGACGGGCCCTGGGTCCCGGCCCGGGAGGCCGGGGTGGGGGCGTTTCGTCTCGAGGTCAGCCGCGTGGATTCGCCGGAGCTCGCCCCGCCGGGGCCGTGGGACGTGGTGGCCTTCCGCACCGACGCGTTCGGGAAGGCCGGCCCCGAGGAGATCCTGGCGTGGCTTCGGCGGGCGGCGCCCGAGGCCACGGTCCTGCCGGTGGCCGTGCGGCCCGACCCACGTCAGGCCTTGATCTACCTGAAGAACGGCGCCTACGAGTACCTGGAGGAGCCGCTCGATCCCCCCGAGTTCCTGCGGGCCCTGGCCGAGGCCGTGGAGAACCGGGAGGCGTTCCGCGAGATCCTGGAGATGAACCGGACCCTGGAGGCCCAGGCCAGCCAGCTGCGCCGGGAGAAGGAGGAGCTGGAGCGGCGCAACCGGGAGCTGCAGGCAGTGAGCCGGCTGGCCCAGGACCTGGCCGCCTCGTTGGAGCCCCAAGAGGTGGTGGACCGGTTGGGGGCGCGGCTTCGTGAGGTGTTCGGGGACCGCTCGGTGCGCATCGGCCTGTGGGGCCGGGTCCCTGGCGGGCTGGCCTTGGTGGGCGGAGCCTCGGGCCCCGGCGTGGAGGACGCGCCCGGGCCGTGGGCCACCAGGGTCCTCCGGGGCGAGGAGGTGCGTCAGCCGGCCCGGGACGGGGGGGCGGAGCTGGTGGTCGTGCCGATGAGGGCCCGGGACCGGGTGGTGGGGTTCCTGGCGTTGGAAGGGAACTCGCAGCCGGTGCCCGAACACGAGATGGAGATCCTGCGAATCTTCGCCGACACCGCGGCCATCGCCCTGGAGAACGCCCGGCTGTACCAGGCCATGCGGGACCTGTCGGTGCGCGACGAGCTCACGGGCCTGTTCAACCGGCGGTACTTCCAGGAGCGGCTCCGGGCCGAGTGGAACCACGCCACCCGCCACGAGATCCCCCTGGCCCTCCTGATCATCGACATCGACCACTTCAAGCGGCTGAACGACGGCAACGACCACCTGACCGGTGACGCGGCCCTGCGCAAGCTGGCCGAGCTCCTCACCCGCAACACCCGGGGCATCGATACGGTGGCCCGGTACGGCGGAGAGGAGTTCGTCGTGATCCTGCCCCGCACCGGCCGGGAGGGGGCCCTGGCCGCGGCCGAGAAGCTCCGGCGGGCGGTGGCCCGGACCCGCTTCCCCGGCGAGGACGCGGTGCCGGGGGGCAAGCTGACCGTGAGCATCGGCGCGGCGTGGTACCCGGGGGCGTCCGGTTCGGCGGAGGAGCTGCTGGCCCGGGCCGACCACGCCCTGTACGAGGCCAAGGAGTCGGGCCGAAACCGAACCCGCCTGTGGGGCGCCCCCGACGAGTCCCGGGCCAGCGCCTGA
- the msrB gene encoding peptide-methionine (R)-S-oxide reductase gives MGHSGVGTASVLVLAAWVGTGVAGGGGAAGETVRVYSVARGGFAEVEPLELTDAEWQRRLTPEQYRVLRRQGTERAFSGAHWDRHDKGLYRCAGCGTDLFLSEHKFDSGTGWPSFWRPVAEAVDALGLPAPVRRVALEALGLPPLG, from the coding sequence ATGGGACATTCCGGTGTGGGAACGGCGAGCGTGCTCGTGCTCGCGGCGTGGGTGGGGACGGGCGTGGCGGGGGGCGGCGGCGCAGCAGGGGAGACGGTGCGGGTCTACTCGGTGGCGCGGGGCGGGTTCGCGGAGGTCGAGCCGCTGGAACTTACGGACGCCGAGTGGCAGAGGCGGCTCACGCCCGAACAGTACCGGGTGCTTCGGCGGCAGGGCACCGAGCGGGCGTTCTCGGGGGCCCACTGGGACCGCCACGACAAAGGCCTGTACCGGTGCGCCGGGTGCGGCACGGACCTGTTCCTGTCGGAGCACAAGTTCGACTCCGGCACGGGGTGGCCGAGCTTCTGGCGGCCCGTGGCCGAGGCCGTGGACGCCCTGGGCCTGCCGGCCCCGGTGCGGCGGGTGGCCCTCGAGGCCCTGGGGCTGCCTCCTCTGGGCTGA